The Blastopirellula marina genomic sequence TGCCCGAGTTTACGGCTGATGTTGGTATCAAAAAAGGAGAAAAGGTCGATTATGCGATTATGAAAGACTCGCAAGTAACGATTCTCTTTGAGTGCAAAATGATTGGCACCGACCTAGCGCGAGTCACTCCGTCACAACTCTATCGATACTTCTCCGTTACCGATGCACGGTTCGGGATTCTCACAGACGGAGTTCACTACCAGTTCTACTCTGACCTCGATTCCCCAAACAAAATGGACTCCCGTCCGTTTTTAGACTTTCGTATTACCGACCTAACAGAGAAGGTCGTTGGTGAGATCAAGAAGTTCGCCAAAGAAATCTTCGATCTCGAAGAGATCCTATCAACGGCCAATCAGCTCAAGTACACAAAGGGCATCAAACGTGTCTTTGCCGAAGAGTGGCAGAACCCTTCAGAAGAATTCGTAAAGCTATTTGCTTCTAAAGTTTACGATGGCCGACTGACACAGTCTGCGAAAGAACAATTTACTGGCCTGACAAAGCAAGCATTTCACGAATTCGTACAGGACATGTTCAACCGTCGCCTTAGCTCTGCGTTGAGCGCGGACACTTCGACGTCGGTCAGCCCAGTGGAACCTTACGAAGAAATCGCCGAAGAATTGACTGAAGAAAAAGGCATCGTAACGACGGAAGAAGAGATCGAAGGCTACCATGCCGTCAAATCGATCTTGCGTGAGGTAGTCTCTCCAAGTCGTGTTTTCATGCGAGACACGTTGAGTTATTGCGGTGTCCTTTTAGATGACAATAACCGAAAACCAATCTGTCGGCTCTTCTTCAACACGGCCAAGAAATCAATTGGTCTATTTGACTCGGAGAAGAATATCACCAAGGAGAACATCGATTCCATCGATGACATTTACCGATTTGCAGAGGTGCTGAAAGCAACAGCTATTGGGTACGACCAAGGCCCTCCGGTTGCTTCGGAAGAAACCAGCAGACAGGATACCGGTGCCGATGATGTTTAATTCAGCAAGCTAGAAATCTAGCTGTAACTACTTCGGAGGAAGGTGCGCCCTTTAACGGGACTGGCATCCCTGATAACCTAGGTCTCTTTCCTTCCCAATTTGGTCTCCTCCGGTGGTCGGGTCCGGAGGGTTTTTCCCTACGAGTGCTATGCCTTGGTCTCGGGTACGTGGGTGGTTGCAGCCGGTTCAGGACTGGCTTGCGCTGCATATCAAGCGTGGGACGATCCCTGCGCAGCCGTTGACCATTACGTTGGCTGGGATTGTCGGTATTCTGGCCGGCTATAGTTCGATCTTTCTGTCCATGATGATCCATTGGGTCGAGGATTGGACCATTCGCCCGGCCATGCAACTGGCCCACCACCACTGGTTGGGGCTGATTGCCCTGATCGTCTGTCCGGTTGTGGGTCTGGTGATCGTCTCGTGGTATACCCGTAAGTACTACCCTGAAGCGGTCGGACACGGTGTCCCGGAGGTGATCAAAGCGATTGCCCGCAAGGATGGTGTCATTCGACCGCCGGTGGCGATCGTGAAGCTGTTGGCCAGCGGGCTATGTATTGGCACGGGAAGTTCGATCGGCCGCGAAGGTCCGGTCGTGCAAATTGGTGCCGCGTTTGGTAGTACGGCGGCCCAGATCTTTCAGCTTTCGGCCCGTAATATCAAAGTGCTGGCAGCCGCTGGTGCCGCGGCCGGTATCTCGGCGACCTTTCACGCCCCGATTGCCGGGGTGATTTTTGCCAGCGAGATCATCCTGGCGAACTTCGCGGTGGAAAGCCTCTCGGCAATTGTGATTGCCGCCGTGCTGGCGAATGTCGTGCAGCAGAATCAGGGGGCGCATGGCCTCGCTCCTGAGTTTCCGCATATTCAACACAAGTTCGACGGTGCCTATCACGAACTGCCGTCGTACATCTTTCTGGGCATTGTCTGCGGCTTGATGGCCGTCGGCTTTACCAAGCTGCTGTATTGGTTTGAAGACCAGTCGGAATACTGGATCCCCAAGCACTGGGTCCGCTCGATCGCGTGCGGCTTGCTACTAGGGGTGATTGGCACCACCTACTACGTGCTGTACCCGGTAGCTCCGGCCCAGTCGGTGGCGGCTCAGCAAGAGCTTAGCCAGCACGAAACCCAGCAAGACGCATCGCAGCACGACCGAGAACGCCGCGAACCGATTCCGGCGTTATACGGAACCGGCTACGCGGCCATCAGCCATACGCTGCATTTAGAGAACGCCCAGAAGCTGACCGATGCCGACGAAACCACAGGGGACTCGCATCGAGAATCGATACGGCTTTCTCGCGACCAGATGTGGCAGCACCTGATTTGGCTGCTGCCGCTGGTGCTGGTCAAACCATTTCTGACCAGTGCTTGCCTGGCCGGGGGTGGCTCTGGCGGTATCTTTGCGCCCAGTTTGTTCATCGGTGCGACCACCGGGGCGGTGATCGGGTTGCTGTTTAACCTGTTTGTGCCTGAGTGGTGCGATCATCCCGGGGCGTATGCGCTGGTGGGTATGGGCGCGGTTGTGGCCGGCACCACGCATGGAACGCTCAGCGCGATTGTGGTGGTGTACGAGTTGACCGACGACTATCGCATCATTCTGCCGATCATGGCCGCCGCTGGCATTTCGAGCTTGATCGCTCGCTGGGTCGATCCGGAAAGCATCTATGAAAAGAAGCTGTCGCGTCGCGGCGAATCGATTGCCCGCAGCCACGACCTGCACCATATCGAAAACATCGCCGTGCGCGACGTGATGGTGCGTAAGTTCCCCACCGTAAAGCACACCGACAACGTGATGCAGATCATCAAGATCGCGCGCGAGAATCCTCATATCGAGAGCATTCCGGTGATGAACGAAGATGGCACGCTGCACGGTATCATTCGCCCCGAGGACCTGCAC encodes the following:
- a CDS encoding type I restriction enzyme HsdR N-terminal domain-containing protein, which codes for MDLIDRLKELASRAEKMASQLKTEEATKNALVMPFIGALGYDVFNPLEVVPEFTADVGIKKGEKVDYAIMKDSQVTILFECKMIGTDLARVTPSQLYRYFSVTDARFGILTDGVHYQFYSDLDSPNKMDSRPFLDFRITDLTEKVVGEIKKFAKEIFDLEEILSTANQLKYTKGIKRVFAEEWQNPSEEFVKLFASKVYDGRLTQSAKEQFTGLTKQAFHEFVQDMFNRRLSSALSADTSTSVSPVEPYEEIAEELTEEKGIVTTEEEIEGYHAVKSILREVVSPSRVFMRDTLSYCGVLLDDNNRKPICRLFFNTAKKSIGLFDSEKNITKENIDSIDDIYRFAEVLKATAIGYDQGPPVASEETSRQDTGADDV
- a CDS encoding chloride channel protein, with protein sequence MPWSRVRGWLQPVQDWLALHIKRGTIPAQPLTITLAGIVGILAGYSSIFLSMMIHWVEDWTIRPAMQLAHHHWLGLIALIVCPVVGLVIVSWYTRKYYPEAVGHGVPEVIKAIARKDGVIRPPVAIVKLLASGLCIGTGSSIGREGPVVQIGAAFGSTAAQIFQLSARNIKVLAAAGAAAGISATFHAPIAGVIFASEIILANFAVESLSAIVIAAVLANVVQQNQGAHGLAPEFPHIQHKFDGAYHELPSYIFLGIVCGLMAVGFTKLLYWFEDQSEYWIPKHWVRSIACGLLLGVIGTTYYVLYPVAPAQSVAAQQELSQHETQQDASQHDRERREPIPALYGTGYAAISHTLHLENAQKLTDADETTGDSHRESIRLSRDQMWQHLIWLLPLVLVKPFLTSACLAGGGSGGIFAPSLFIGATTGAVIGLLFNLFVPEWCDHPGAYALVGMGAVVAGTTHGTLSAIVVVYELTDDYRIILPIMAAAGISSLIARWVDPESIYEKKLSRRGESIARSHDLHHIENIAVRDVMVRKFPTVKHTDNVMQIIKIARENPHIESIPVMNEDGTLHGIIRPEDLHRVLDTDVSPYLVNAHDIAMVSPIAVSPDENLLEALRDFGTRDVGTLPVEIQTAGKRVLIGLLIRADVMARYREELLKN